A region of Gammaproteobacteria bacterium DNA encodes the following proteins:
- a CDS encoding TonB-dependent receptor, giving the protein MMKTGWIWARGTDFDFSDPATPDNRIEETYFGVSPKLGLVWQVAERAQLFGNVSRSFEPPILAQFNDTTAGVLAQQTATTIELGTRGGAQ; this is encoded by the coding sequence GTGATGAAGACCGGCTGGATATGGGCGCGCGGGACTGATTTTGATTTCAGCGACCCCGCCACACCGGACAACCGCATCGAAGAGACCTATTTCGGCGTCAGCCCCAAGCTCGGGCTGGTGTGGCAGGTAGCGGAGCGCGCGCAACTGTTCGGCAACGTGAGCCGCAGTTTCGAACCGCCGATCCTCGCCCAGTTCAACGACACGACCGCGGGTGTGCTGGCCCAACAGACCGCGACTACCATCGAACTCGGCACGCGCGGCGGCGCGCAG
- a CDS encoding TonB-dependent receptor plug domain-containing protein translates to MRTDSIAHELFHMNQLLMRYRKRRNVAIIAAVALCLSVAIAHAQPRVEHAGDPRAEQAITLPEIRVDERGPTALTSRPMDEAATELNRVPGGTTLIDAASVRTSSTSNLEQVLSFAPGVYAQNRFGSDENRLSIRGSGISQDFAIRGVRLLRNGLPITEADGDFHSQLVESLTARYIEVYRGANALQYGASTMDGAINFATHTSYTAAALSGRLEAGSDGYLRPQLASGKVLDEHWDYYASLSG, encoded by the coding sequence GTGAGAACCGATTCCATCGCGCACGAATTGTTTCATATGAATCAGTTGCTTATGCGTTACAGGAAGCGCCGCAACGTTGCCATTATCGCCGCCGTGGCTCTGTGCTTGAGCGTCGCCATAGCGCATGCGCAGCCTCGTGTGGAGCACGCCGGCGATCCGCGCGCAGAGCAGGCGATAACGCTACCCGAAATCAGAGTCGATGAGCGCGGACCGACCGCGCTAACCTCACGCCCGATGGACGAAGCCGCCACTGAGCTGAACAGAGTGCCGGGCGGCACCACGCTCATCGACGCCGCGAGCGTGCGAACGAGCTCCACCAGTAACCTGGAGCAGGTGTTATCGTTCGCGCCCGGCGTTTACGCACAGAACCGTTTCGGCAGCGACGAGAATCGGCTGTCCATACGCGGCTCCGGCATCTCGCAGGATTTCGCGATCAGAGGCGTGCGCCTGTTGCGCAACGGTCTGCCCATCACGGAGGCCGACGGCGACTTTCACTCGCAACTGGTCGAGTCCTTGACGGCGCGCTACATAGAAGTTTATCGCGGCGCCAACGCGCTGCAATACGGCGCCTCCACCATGGACGGCGCGATCAACTTCGCCACGCACACGAGTTACACGGCGGCGGCGCTCAGCGGTCGCCTGGAGGCCGGCAGCGACGGGTATCTGCGCCCGCAACTGGCGAGCGGTAAGGTGCTCGACGAACACTGGGACTACTACGCGTCGCTGTCGGGATAG
- a CDS encoding HAMP domain-containing histidine kinase, translated as MSLPLAAMASVIGSLAIFNGFARWRLARAFPANDVEIFAQLSVDVAALTALLYLSGGASNPFVSLYLLPLVIVAITLPLIYTGVMTALTIAAYTWLMFEAVPFPMHHGRVSDFDLHLLGMWFNFVLSAALVVVFVTRMAAGLRERDRQLAAAREESLRSERIVALGTFAAGAAHELGTPLSTMAVLAKELQRDCARLPNVASDLKCLREQVGICKRILTRLVAASGHARAEDVKAISIEAFLRELLDQWRVMRPAPTIAAGPMLAQTITNLLNNAADASPDVVEVKSRWSATEWSIEIRDRGAGILPEVAPRAGHAFVTTKAPGEGLGVGLVLANTTIERLGGRIRLFNRDGGGALTQVSLPLAALAC; from the coding sequence ATGTCCTTGCCGCTGGCGGCAATGGCCTCGGTAATCGGCTCGCTGGCGATATTTAACGGGTTCGCGCGCTGGCGCCTGGCGCGCGCGTTTCCCGCCAACGATGTCGAAATCTTTGCGCAGCTCAGTGTGGACGTGGCCGCGCTGACCGCGTTGTTATATTTAAGCGGCGGCGCCAGCAATCCGTTTGTATCGCTGTATCTGCTGCCGCTGGTCATAGTCGCGATCACGCTGCCGCTGATCTATACCGGCGTCATGACCGCGCTGACCATCGCGGCGTATACGTGGCTTATGTTTGAGGCCGTGCCTTTCCCCATGCATCATGGGCGGGTGAGCGATTTCGACCTGCACCTGCTGGGGATGTGGTTCAATTTCGTGTTGAGCGCCGCGCTGGTGGTGGTATTCGTCACGCGCATGGCGGCGGGTTTGCGCGAGCGCGATCGCCAGCTTGCCGCCGCCCGCGAAGAGAGTCTGCGCAGCGAGCGCATCGTCGCGCTGGGCACCTTCGCCGCCGGCGCAGCGCACGAGCTGGGCACGCCGTTGTCGACCATGGCGGTGCTCGCCAAAGAGCTGCAACGCGACTGCGCGCGGCTGCCAAACGTGGCGTCGGATCTCAAGTGTCTGCGCGAACAGGTCGGTATCTGCAAACGGATTCTGACCCGTTTGGTAGCAGCTTCGGGGCATGCGCGCGCGGAGGACGTAAAAGCGATTTCTATCGAGGCTTTCCTGCGTGAGCTACTAGATCAGTGGCGCGTCATGCGCCCTGCGCCGACGATCGCGGCCGGCCCGATGCTGGCGCAGACCATCACCAATCTGCTCAACAACGCGGCGGATGCATCGCCCGACGTAGTGGAAGTGAAAAGCCGCTGGAGCGCAACAGAATGGTCCATCGAGATACGCGATCGCGGCGCCGGCATCCTTCCTGAGGTTGCGCCGCGCGCGGGTCACGCGTTCGTCACTACCAAGGCGCCGGGCGAGGGGCTTGGCGTGGGCCTGGTGCTCGCCAACACTACGATCGAGCGTCTGGGCGGCAGGATCCGGCTGTTCAACCGCGATGGCGGGGGCGCGCTTACGCAGGTCAGCCTGCCGCTCGCCGCGCTGGCCTGTTAG
- a CDS encoding response regulator, producing the protein MHDDPGQAAPALLLVDDDPTLCRVLAKALENRGFAVIIAHDVDTAACAARDITPDYAVLALKLPGPSGLSLIAELKSLNAGMGILVLTGYASISTSVEAIKLGATHYLAKPADADEIVAALHNQAGNPGVPVSTQPISLRRLEWEHIQRVLAENNGNVSATARSLRMHLRALQRKLMKRPARD; encoded by the coding sequence ATGCACGACGATCCCGGACAAGCCGCGCCGGCGTTGCTGCTGGTGGACGATGACCCAACCCTGTGCCGGGTGCTTGCGAAGGCGCTGGAGAATCGTGGATTCGCGGTAATCATCGCGCATGATGTTGACACGGCGGCGTGCGCGGCGCGGGACATCACGCCGGACTACGCGGTGCTTGCTCTCAAGCTGCCGGGGCCGTCCGGTTTGTCGCTGATTGCCGAACTTAAATCACTGAACGCCGGCATGGGAATACTGGTGCTGACCGGCTATGCCAGCATCAGCACATCGGTGGAGGCGATCAAGCTCGGCGCGACCCATTATCTCGCCAAGCCCGCCGACGCCGACGAAATCGTGGCGGCCTTGCATAATCAGGCGGGCAACCCCGGCGTGCCGGTGAGTACGCAGCCGATTTCGTTGCGAAGACTTGAGTGGGAACACATCCAGAGGGTGCTGGCCGAGAATAACGGCAACGTGTCGGCGACCGCCCGCAGCCTGCGCATGCATCTGCGTGCCCTGCAGCGCAAGCTGATGAAAAGACCGGCGCGGGATTGA